In Cucurbita pepo subsp. pepo cultivar mu-cu-16 chromosome LG04, ASM280686v2, whole genome shotgun sequence, the following are encoded in one genomic region:
- the LOC111792349 gene encoding uncharacterized protein LOC111792349 isoform X1: MGDHLLHLPHTPSSMSPPVVDRQPPSPSSASDLTCLNSQSYSSSLTVDRFKDFPSHRCLQLDAVQTHWTDEKHRSYLGSLEASFVQELHQYRRLQALSSKQKMRCRPSMPHISSSELMVLQDASWQKANIGRNDPLLERIADYPAILDDVWINRFPSAGKQCTPETPDLLEESGSFSDRRHLRNTKNSYRSARSSQQVPPCCRESYTIITEVSDQNFVDNHPGEVSGGMPNAKRLKKASSDSSANDQVVPYKRPSLER; this comes from the exons ATGGGCGACCATCTTCTACATCTTCCTCATACGCCGTCGTCCATGTCGCCGCCGGTTGTAGATCGACAACCACCCTCCCCGTCCTCTGCCAGCGACTTGACTTGTTTGAACTCCCAATCCTACTCTTCTTCCCTTACTGTTGATCGCTTCAAGGATTTTCCTTCTCATCGCTGTCTGCAACTGGATGCG gTGCAAACACATTGGACAGATGAGAAACACAGATCATATCTTGGTTCTTTAGAAGCATCTTTTGTTCAAGAGTTGCATCAATATAGACGCTTGCAAGCTTTGTCCTCAAAACAGAAAATGCGTTGCAGGCCGAGCATGCCTCATATATCTTCTTCAGAG ttgatgGTCCTTCAAGATGCCTCCTGGCAGAAGGCTAACATTGGGAGGAATGATCCTTTATTGGAAAGGATAGCCGATTATCCTGCTATTTTAGACGATGTTTGGATAAATCGTTTTCCTTCTGCAGGAAAGCAGTGTACTCCGGAGACTCCTGATCTCCTTGAAGAATCTGGAAGTTTTAGTGATAGGAGACACTTAAGAAACACGAAAAACTCCTATCGATCTGCCAGAAGTTCACAGCAGGTCCCTCCATGCTGTCGTGAGTCTTATACAATAATTACAG AAGTTTCCGATCAAAACTTTGTGGATAATCATCCAGGAGAGGTGTCTGGTGGCATGCCTAATGcaaaaagattaaagaaagCTTCTTCTGATTCTTCGGCCAATGACCAG GTAGTACCATATAAAAGACCATCATTAGAAAGATAA
- the LOC111792349 gene encoding uncharacterized protein LOC111792349 isoform X2: protein MGDHLLHLPHTPSSMSPPVVDRQPPSPSSASDLTCLNSQSYSSSLTVDRFKDFPSHRCLQLDAVQTHWTDEKHRSYLGSLEASFVQELHQYRRLQALSSKQKMRCRPSMPHISSSEVRQYIHSKSGRKQCTPETPDLLEESGSFSDRRHLRNTKNSYRSARSSQQVPPCCRESYTIITEVSDQNFVDNHPGEVSGGMPNAKRLKKASSDSSANDQVVPYKRPSLER from the exons ATGGGCGACCATCTTCTACATCTTCCTCATACGCCGTCGTCCATGTCGCCGCCGGTTGTAGATCGACAACCACCCTCCCCGTCCTCTGCCAGCGACTTGACTTGTTTGAACTCCCAATCCTACTCTTCTTCCCTTACTGTTGATCGCTTCAAGGATTTTCCTTCTCATCGCTGTCTGCAACTGGATGCG gTGCAAACACATTGGACAGATGAGAAACACAGATCATATCTTGGTTCTTTAGAAGCATCTTTTGTTCAAGAGTTGCATCAATATAGACGCTTGCAAGCTTTGTCCTCAAAACAGAAAATGCGTTGCAGGCCGAGCATGCCTCATATATCTTCTTCAGAGGTGAGGCAATACATCCACAGCAAGAGTGGGA GAAAGCAGTGTACTCCGGAGACTCCTGATCTCCTTGAAGAATCTGGAAGTTTTAGTGATAGGAGACACTTAAGAAACACGAAAAACTCCTATCGATCTGCCAGAAGTTCACAGCAGGTCCCTCCATGCTGTCGTGAGTCTTATACAATAATTACAG AAGTTTCCGATCAAAACTTTGTGGATAATCATCCAGGAGAGGTGTCTGGTGGCATGCCTAATGcaaaaagattaaagaaagCTTCTTCTGATTCTTCGGCCAATGACCAG GTAGTACCATATAAAAGACCATCATTAGAAAGATAA
- the LOC111793969 gene encoding thioredoxin M3, chloroplastic-like produces the protein MASSLPFSVPQTLPNCISSHSNLNSLCFFSPPSNLRLHRRIRARNASLTLNVQCVSQPKAEVVTKESWNKMILESGIPVLVEFYASWCGPCRMVHRVIDELAADYEGKLKCFVLNTDKDLQIAEDYEIKAVPVVMLFKNGEKCESVIGTMPKDFYIAAIERVLKQ, from the exons ATGGCCTCCTCCTTGCCTTTCTCCGTTCCTCAAACCCTTCCCAATTGCATTTCCTCCCATTCTAACCTCAATTCACTTTGCTTTTTCTCGCCTCCTTCCAATCTGCGTCTCCATCGCCGGATTAGGGCTCGAAATGCTTCTCTCACCCTCAACGTTCAATGCGTCAGTCAACCTAaag CTGAGGTGGTTACTAAAGAGTCATGGAACAAAATGATTCTAGAGAGTGGAATCCCTGTCCTAGTTGAATTTTATGCTAGTTGGTGTGGACCATGTAGAATGGTGCATCGAGTCATCGATGAGCTAGCTGCTGATtatgaggggaagctcaaatgCTTTGTACTCAATACTGACAAAGATTTGCAAATAGCCGAAGACTATGAAATTAAGGCTGTTCCTGTGGTTATGTTGTTCAAGAATGGGGAGAAGTGTGAAAGTGTCATTGGTACCATGCCAAAAGATTTCTATATTGCTGCCATCGAAAGGGTCCTCAAGCAGTAG
- the LOC111792247 gene encoding methylcrotonoyl-CoA carboxylase beta chain, mitochondrial, translated as MLRTFSRRAASSSSFFTSNSWVSISGQILPPRRREFCLGVLPDGVDRSSDAFARNSEAMGGFITELRSHINKVLAGGGPKAVKRNESRNKLLPRERIDRLLDPGSSFLELSQLAGHELYDEPLPSAGIITGIGPVHGRLCMFVANDPTVKGGTYYPITVKKHLRAQEIAARCNLPCIYLVDSGGAFLPKQAEVFPDRDNFGRIFYNQAVMSAEGLPQIALVLGSCTAGGAYIPAMADESVMVKGNGTIFLAGPPLVKAATGEEVSAEDLGGASVHCKTSGVSDYFAQDEMHALALGRNIVKNLHMAGKEGLINELQNVNEDFKEPLYDVRELRSIAPTDHKQSFDIRSVIARIVDGSEFDEFKKLYGTTLVTGFARIFGQPVGIIGNNGILFNESALKGAHFIELCTQRKIPLVFLQNITGFMVGSRSEANGIAKSGAKMVMAVSCAKVPKVTIIVGGSFGAGNYAMCGRAYSPNFLFLWPNARISVMGGAQAAGVLSQIEKSNKKKQGIQWEKEEEERFKAKVVDAYEREGSSYYSTARLWDDGIIDPADTRKVIGLCISASQNRAPEDTKFGVFRM; from the exons ATGTTGAGAACATTTTCGAGAAGAgcagcttcttcttcatcctttttCACCTCCAATTCATGGGTATCGATTTCCGGCCAGATTCTTCCTCCTCGGAGGAGGGAATTCTGCTTGGGCGTCCTTCCCGATGGCGTTGATCGGAGCTCCGACGCCTTCGCTCGAAACTCTGAGGCCATGGGTGGATTCATTACCGAGCTTCGGTCCCATATCAACAAG GTTCTAGCTGGGGGCGGGCCGAAAGCTgtgaagagaaatgaaagtCGAAATAAACTACTTCCCAGAGAACGGATTGATCGCCTTCTTGATCCTGGCTCTTCCTTTCTTGAGCTTTCTCAG CTTGCAGGCCATGAACTGTATGATGAGCCCTTGCCATCTGCTGGGATAATCACTGGGATAGGGCCTGTTCATGGACGACTTTGTATGTTTGTAGCCAATGACCCCACCGTTAAGGGGGGGACTTACTATCCCATCACAGTCAAGAAACATCTAAGGGCTCAGGAGATTGCTGCTAGATGCAATTTACCCTGCATTTATCTGGTTGATAGTGGAGGTGCTTTCCTTCCAAAGCAAGCCGAGGTGTTTCCTGATAGGGATAATTTTGGCAGAATATTCTATAACCAAGCTGTTATGTCTGCCGAAGGTCTTCCTCAAATAGCTCTTGTATTGGGTTCCTGCACGGCCGGGGGTGCTTATATTCCTGCCATGGCTGATGAGAGCGTGATGGTCAAAGGAAACGGAACTATATTTCTTGCAGGACCGCCATTGGTGAAG GCTGCTACAGGTGAGGAAGTCTCTGCAGAGGACTTAGGGGGTGCTAGTGTACATTGCAAAACATCTGGAGTTTCTGACTATTTTGCGCAAG ATGAAATGCATGCTCTGGCTCTTGGGAGAAACATAGTTAAGAATCTACACATGGCTGGGAAAGAAGGTTTGATAAATGAACTGCAAAACGTAAACGAAGACTTCAAGGAGCCATTATACGATGTCAGGGAACTTCGGTCCATTGCCCCGACGGATCATAAACAGTCTTTTGATATTCGCTCTGTCATAGCTCGAATTGTTGATGGAAGTGAATTTGATGAGTTCAAAAAACTATATGGAACA ACTCTTGTTACAGGCTTTGCCAGAATTTTTGGCCAGCCTGTAGGAATTATTGGAAATAATGGTATATTATTTAACGAATCTGCTTTAAAGGGGGCTCATTTCATCGAGCTATGCACACAGCGGAAAATTCCTTTGGTCTTTCTTCAGAACATCACTGGATTTATG GTTGGCTCAAGATCTGAAGCAAATGGTATTGCAAAATCAGGGGCCAAAATGGTCATGGCAGTTTCTTGTGCAAAG GTCCCTAAAGTTACTATCATCGTCGGTGGAAGCTTTGGTGCTGGAAATTATGCAATGTGTGGTCGTGCATACAGTCCCAACTTTTTGTTCTTATGGCCAAATGCGCGAATCTCTGTGATGGGTGGTGCTCAG GCTGCTGGGGTTCTGAGTCAGATAGAAAAGAGCAATAAGAAGAAGCAAGGAATTCAG TgggagaaagaagaggaggaaagATTCAAGGCAAAGGTAGTCGACGCATACGAGCGAGAAGGAAGTTCTTATTATTCCACAGCTCGGCTGTGGGACGATGGAATCATCGACCCAGCCGACACAAGAAAGGTTATCGGGCTGTGCATCTCGGCTTCCCAGAACCGTGCCCCCGAAGATACAAAGTTTGGTGTATTTAGAATGTAA